The nucleotide sequence ggtcagatgagaccaaaactgaacttttaaatCTGCATCCAAATGCTATGTGGATTGAAGTAAAACTAATACTCTACATCAGCCTGAAAACCTCATCCCCACAATGAAACACGTGCTTTTCTTCATCAGGGACAgttagaggctgcaaatgaCTTGAGGGTTGGGGTAGAGGTTCCCCATCCACCAGAACGACTATCCTTAAGGCACAGATATAGCTACAAAGTGGCACTGATTAGGACATATTCATGAGCCACACTGATCCAGTAAAAGTTCTATCCTGAATCCTATTATGAATTtatggcaagacttgaaaattgctgttAGCTGATGCTTcctatccaatctgactgagtttggcTAGGCTTCTAGATTTGAAAAGCTGATAGGGACATGCCCCCCAAAATCTTGCAGCTGTGAGAAAGAGAAATGTGATTCTAGAAAGTATTTACTCAGGGGGATTGAATGCAAATGCACGCTACACCCCACGTCACATTggtctttgtaaaaaaataataataatttgaaaatcATGTAATACTGTCCTATTTCTACACAGTTGGacattgtgttggtctaccaTTTCAAATCCtaatctaataaaatgaaaattgtggttgtaacgtggcAAAATGCGAAGAAATTAAAGGGACATGAATATTTTTAGCAGGCACTGTATAATCATTTTGCAATACAACAGGACTACTCTGACCTACAAAAGAGGATGTAAGATTGTTTTAGTCGTTGAATCACTTTGATTGCAATCAAGCTCTTTGtgttttgtaatattttcaGCAACAGGCATGATATCTTTCTTTCTGCCGCTGTTGCGAAACTGCAGCTCCAGATCCGTTGCAGCCAGCTGTGAAAAACCGCACGGCTCTTCGGTCTTTACCACCTTTAACGTAGTCAGGACATCTTGGTGCTTTAGCCGGCCAGACTGAGAAGTGTCAGCTGTGCGACggcaaataaattatttacacCACCTCCCTTTGACTTCAAAGAGCTGGCAACATGCACTACCCCACATTTTGGTAAGGGGGTTGGAGGAGGAGCTCCCAGTCACTAGGCAACGTCACCTGCCCCAACATGCAACAATCAGCTTTTCTTAAACTGCCAGGGCTCCAGAGGTAAACCGGCACTGAGCCGTAGCTGGATGTAccatgctgtgaaaaagtattacCCCCCGTACAGCTGTCTACTGtttgtttaatatatatatagttcactgtcacacctaaatgtttcacaaaacaattttcCATGGAACAAACATAACTtgagtaaacaaaaaaatcccatttcaAATGGTTTCAATTACTAAAGGGGAAAAAACGACCAAAACCAACCTGTCCCTATGTGATTAAGTAATTGCCCACTTGTTGAATCATAAATTAACCGTGATTAGATACATTCTTTGGAGAGCGTTGGAAAGCCAGGCATGAATAGTTTCTAGCCTgtagagtaaaaaataaataaataaataaataaatagaacctGTATGTCTGACAATGAACACAAAAGCAATACACCATCCCCATCTTCcataaacagagaaaacatggaacagtgacTGTCCTACCAACATTACTCCAAGAGAGAATCatcaagaacaaaaacatttaaagcactgCAGGGCTAATTTGCAGTGTTCACAATTCAACATTAACAGGTTGACTGGGAAAAACTGGCATTAGTGGAAGACTTCCGAGGCTAAAAGCACTGCTGACCTCATGGGATGAGAGCCATTCATTTATTAATTCATATTATGTGCATATATTTTCCTCATAATAAACCAAATTATAATAAGAAGActgtaatttgtatttattctggTTATCTTTCACATAATACGTTTCaagatctgaaacatttaagcatggcaaaaaaaaagcaaaaataacagaaatctgTATAGAGACAAAGATTTTTTCATGACACTGCATGTGATCAGCTGATGAGAGACTGAGCTTTCATGTGCAACAATTGATTATCAACAGGTCCCGGGTCACTGCTTGATCTTAAGGGGAAGAAAAGGGAAGAACACGGCGCAAGCCGACCAAATGTCAAGTGGACAGACAAGGTGACTGTTGAGCTAGAAAATCAGGAAGTTCGGCTTGAGCAACGTGTCCACTCAGTGAACCCTGCCTGTCCAGAGGGAGCTGCTGTTTATTTACCCCCTGCCAACACAAACACGCAGACAAGGTTAACGAAAAGAACTCTAaacagagaggggggaaaaaaaattacctcTCCTGTGGTAAAGCAGTCACGCTCAAACACGTGCCCTGGCCACACAATATTTACACATGCAAAAACCTTCCCCTTAATGACAGTACTTCACTTCTCATCTGATAAAACCAAACGtttcttctcattttctttaaaaaattccCCCGCTGGATTGAAGGAATATAATGACAGCTACTGTTAAATTCAATCACACTGAGTTACAAAAGCCAATTTACGCAACCTGAATGCTCTTTCACCACTGATTTAGTGGTTGCATTGAAGTCAGCCCACCCGACACCCTTCAGGAGAAGAGAGGTAGGGACCACAATCTGCTGAGATGAGACATAAATCTTTTATCTTCTCTCCTGGATACACACCGATACCGAGCTATCCCGGCTAGCCTGTTTGATCAGGTTGTGCACAGATTCAGTGTGTGTGGACATGTGAGAGACCTGGCCATGCGTGACAACAGCAAATGACCAACTATCCGTCATTGGCGCCATGGCTGGAGATTAACGTGAGCTCAGGCTCGGCACCAGCTGGACCAGAGCCTGGAaaagagggaagaaaaaaaaaaaaactagacagCACTTGCTACAGACCTGCAGCAAGAGAGATTTATGTTAAACTCTGTTGTGAGGATGTTCAGAGAAGGGTTTTGAATGGAATCCTAGAGGTTTTGTGGGAAAAACCCAgagaagcaagaaaaaaaaaaaatccccaggtagtagagatgaaaaaaaaatccctccagCTAATTTCTAATAGTAAAACTCCTCACGCTTTCTCTCCTCCCCCCTTCTTAACGTATGTTATTCTGTCTATCGCGTTGCCTTTCTGTCAGTATGTGGCTTTTGCGCCTCTGACTTATACAGAGAAAACAGCGAGCTCCCACAGGAAGACACACTGTTGTGTCGAGCAGTTGCTGTGGGTGggttgaagaagaaaaagagaagacatAAGTAACTGTAAGCGTCCCACCCTGCTTAGCCTGCGTCTAGACTGGCCTCTGTGAAGCCCGTGGCAGTCATAACAAGGGATTGGGAAAGCAAACAGGGTTGTTCGGTGCAGTTAACAGGCCGCCTATAGAATTACAACCGAGATACAAAAGCGCAGCATTTAATTGGGGCAAAAACAAAGCGCTCCAAGAGTAGCATACAATTATGAGATATACACGGAGACAGAGCATTAGGTGTGTGCCAGCACACCAGAAGACCATCTCACCAGATTGGCACAGGGTAAAGAACTTGCGACGTGCCAAAGACTGTTGGCCTACTTATGAGCCATTCTCTTGTCAACGTCAGACTAAAGAAGGAACCATGCTCACTTTACTCGAATCAAACTCCCCCCATTTAGTCAAACACGTCTCAATGTGTGTCATCAGCGATGCCGCTTTTCAAACCGAGCCCCACGGCTATCAGCACAAGTGGATAATTGAGCCAAGGGGGTTTGCTTTAAGAGGCGAGccgggtttaaaaaaaaaattgagcaaTCAGCTAGCACTATTTTTACAACGCTGCTCTCATTTCCCCCTTGTTACTTAGGACGCCGCTAAAGATGCCTCTGTTGACAGTGTGGAAAGAGCTAACTGTGGTGATGACATTCCCAACATGACCTCAATCAAGCATTTTCACAGCCCGGAGTCACAAAACAATTCCGGCAACTCTGCCACCACAGAAAGTCTATTTACCCTCATTTCACAATTAATACAATTATATTAGGAGAATGGTTTCATCCCTAAAATGGCAATCGGGCAGCAGGCTAAATGGTTGCCATTTTGGAATAGTGTAAACCTTTTGTTCACTTACTGCTTGCAGCCTATAGTCAGATTCTGAAACTATTCTCTATGTGTGCTGGCTAGGACTATTTGCAAAAAAGATTTTCAAGAGTTAATCACTTAAACTTCACCCCTGTGTGCTTTTCTGTCACTGGAACTCTTAACATGGCTCATTTCCTTTTACTGCATCGCCTACTTTATGGTGGCATCAGCAGAGCTAACGTCCAAGTAAAGGCAAATCCAATTTGAGTATAATTACCCGACATGTCAGGTCAGAGTTCAACTGACAAATACAGCTTCCCTCATTGCCAACAGTAGAGAAACGCATATATGCCAAATTGTCACTTAGGTTATGTTCGGTAGCAAGTATTACAGGATTATGATAACCTGCAATTCCATCAGATTCGTCAGAAATAGCATGCCATGTAGGAAAACACGTCAGCAGCATTGCTAAAGGTGTTGTGCTtttgcttagatataaaatgaaCGCAGCACATAAGCCCATTTTTCCCTAAGTCATCGGCAATTAGACTGACTTCCCTTCAATTGCTCAGGACGGTAAGAGaggtaggggaaaaaaaaaggctcactGCTGGATAAATGCTGCAAAAAAGGGTCACCTTATCGTCACCAAGTCACCATAACAACCACTGGAGGTTATTTACAAGCCAACTGGTCACTTGGGAGGCTTGCCAGGGAAAAAAAGCTtgccaaaacaaatgtaaatgtgtggAGGTTACTAAACTCTACCAGGGCTTTTTGCTGGAATGGTTTGCTTTGCTCCGGTGAAAGTAAGATAGAGCTTTTTAAAAGCGACATTCTGTGGAGTTTTGcttcaacaggaaaaaaataaaactcctgGAAAAAAGGATCAGTGAAATACAGTGGAGGATCTGTAATGCTGTGGGCCAAAGACCCTGGGAACTTGTAGCACATGGCAAAATTATACCCTTTAAAATACAAGAATTAGAGAAATATTTTGGTCACGGAAACAACAGAAAGGGTAATCACTGGATTTTGTGGCAGAaccaaaactgaaaaacataATTCAGCAGACACAGATTCAACCAGCTCACTGTCCAGTCCTGAATCCTATGGGAAACCTTTCGGTcaaactgaacagaaacaagCGTAAGAGAACTATCAACCACTTATAACCATGGTACTTTTAGTTGTTCCTCAATGTCACAAATTTGGGTTTTCAGTATTTGCAAGGCAGAACATTTGCCTTCATCTaaccggaaaaaaaaaagcttccgacatttaaaaatgtagttTCCAGAAGTGCCCTGAACAACAAATGAACTGCTAGAGCTAAAAAGCAGACGCAGCCAAAAAGACAAAGTAGTTCCAACACATCAACCTAAAGAGAAAACAGTGAACTGTGCGTGGGAACTACTCCATTTTCCTCTGGAGTTGGAGCTGGGAAAGACATCCAACTCAAATTAGTTGTAGTCTAGTACCAAGCTACGCACCCACTGGGAATTGGTCATTTATATTCTCAATGACCAGTCACGCCACTATTAGTTATGAAGACTCCAAGTCACCAAGTTGTTAATGCaaagcagccatgttggatttttagACCAGGAAGAAATGTCCTGACTTCTTCATCTGGAGTTTCCCCGCGACTTCAGATTTTCACTGCCTGAGAAAGGAGCTATGCAATGAATTGAAAGGCAGGCCACACTTCTATccaggccatttttattgatcGTCAACCCCCCCCTTTCacaaaaaccacccccaaaaaaaatgggaacaatataaacaaccaataaataaaaatctgcatgATTAAGGCGGTTCTACATCTCCAATAGAACACAAACAGTGTGGACATGTTGGAGTTATACAGCTTCATACAGTACAAGCAgtagattttgttttgagaacatcACGTCTTAAAAAGGCCGCACTTTTACCAAAAGTTAACCATTTTTCTCGAAAGTGTGCATTTCACCATTCTAATGATCCACTGTATCACTTGTGTGATTAGAGAGAAAAGTGATCATTGCTTTCTTTAATGagctaattttaatattaagcCAGACAGAATAGGAAAGTTCATGAGCAGAGAACCAAAATTTGAATAATCCTTTCAAAAAAAGATCATAAAAACCACTTGGATCCCAAAACAGAGAAGGTGGCTCTTCTGCTTATCAGTTTTCTCAGataggaataaataaatacaccttTTTCACTGGTTAACTGTCACAGAGTCCAGACTTAGAGGCTACATAGTGTCATAGTATTGTTCAGTGGCTTTTGAGAATTTAAGGATTTCTTTGTTACATTCATGTCCGGGATGAGGAACTGTCTCCAGCCACAACCCAACACAAGCTGTGGATATCCAGAGTTCTCTTCTACACACCCAGCACTGCAACTTCAGTTTAGTTGTACTGGTCCGTGCTCATGAAAAATCAAAGCCCACCCAACCGCCTCTCTCCGTCCTCCCTGGACAATGCTGACACCTCCTCCTCCAAGTGTGGCCTGTCACAGACAAAGGTCCTTTCAGCAGCTGACAGTGCTGGGTTGCTGCTTGCTCACAAAGTCTGAGATAAAATCAAACTCGTTCTGGCCCAGGAAGAGTTCTGGTAGCTCCTGGACCCGGTCCAAGCCCAGTTCCATGACTAGTGACGTCAGGACGTCCTCGTCAATCATATCTGCGTCCATTCCATTCAGGGCCAGCGCGGGCCCGGCCATGTGCTGCATGCTAGCCAGTTGAGCTGGGTTCATTCGGTACTGGTTTGTAGGCCCCATGTGGTTCCCACCCATAGGTCCCAGCGGGTGTCCATGGTACTGGGTGTTTAGCTTCTGGAGCTGCATGCTGGCCATGAGCTGCTGAGACGTTAAACCTCCATTCATGaactgttgttgttgctgctgctgctgcggctgggcctgctgctgatgctgctgcggATGCatgtgatgctgctgctgctgctgctgttgctgctgctgagggtggtggtggtggtgttggtgttgctgctgctgctgaggctgTCCATTGTACATCATGTTACCAGAGGTCATCTGGTGGTGACCTATCTGGGCCCCGTTGAGCTGTCCATTCATGGGCCCGCCCACCATGGCCTGCCGCTGCCTCATGGCGGCCTCCATGCTGGCCTGGTTGCCTCCGTAGTGCATCATCTGGCCGTTGGGAAGCGCCCTCATGCCCTGCTGGTTGGCGTGCTGTTGGTGACCTGCCTGCAGGCCGCCATTCATGCCCATCCTGTAACCGTGGAGACCGGTGCCTGCTGAGCTGTGATTCATGGGCATCATCATATGATCGGCCATGCCTCCTGCGTATGGGCAGAAAACAGTGTCATTTAAGGAACAGACAAGCAGCACAACTGTCTCACGGCACGTTCAACACTTAGATGTGACGCCATCCGGTGAAGATAAACAATGTTATAAGACTGGCTGTTTAAATCCAAAGCGAGActtcttgggaaaaaaaataaattaaaaataggcAAAACTCTTAATAATTAGGCGCGTTTCCTTATAAGGGGAACATCCTGGCGGAACAAAACATGTGCATGGATAttttgcctgcctgcctgcctgcgtGCGTGcgaacgcacacacacactcacacacaaccCTCCTGGTGCGCTTCAATCTCCAAAAAGCTTCCCCCTTTGTGCCAAAGCAAATAACGCCCAGGTTTAAAATGACCGCTTAACCATAGGCTGGGCGCGTTTTCAGATcgagaaaaatctaaaaaaaaaaaaaaactacaacgcCGCTTCCGAGATCCCACCTACAATGCACGCCAGCTGAGGTGTGTATctgttaagatttttttttttcccttgcacGTAAGGTTGCAACAAAGAGCACTGACATCATGCAACATCTCCCTAACAGCTGAATCACCACAAAACCAAACGAGGCGTGCGAGTCCAATTAAACCCGCGGTTCTGTTTCTGTGGCTCGTCGATATTTGCGGCTCCGCGGCCAAAACATCAAATCTGTGTAAACGTTTGGATTCAACATTGCAGCGCGATATATTTCCGTTTTGTTATGAGCGACTTTGAAAC is from Fundulus heteroclitus isolate FHET01 chromosome 3, MU-UCD_Fhet_4.1, whole genome shotgun sequence and encodes:
- the cited4b gene encoding cbp/p300-interacting transactivator 4b — encoded protein: MADHMMMPMNHSSAGTGLHGYRMGMNGGLQAGHQQHANQQGMRALPNGQMMHYGGNQASMEAAMRQRQAMVGGPMNGQLNGAQIGHHQMTSGNMMYNGQPQQQQQHQHHHHHPQQQQQQQQQQHHMHPQQHQQQAQPQQQQQQQQFMNGGLTSQQLMASMQLQKLNTQYHGHPLGPMGGNHMGPTNQYRMNPAQLASMQHMAGPALALNGMDADMIDEDVLTSLVMELGLDRVQELPELFLGQNEFDFISDFVSKQQPSTVSC